The sequence TGCAGCAGATTTAATAACTTCAGTAAGACCAGTGACAGATGTGTCATGTGGAGATGAAGGTGATGGAAATAGAGCTGTTTGTTGTTGCAGGTGATTTTCATTTTAGATTATTGCAGTTGCTCCTGGAGTTTGTTAGAGCCTCAGTGTCGATCTACGTCCATTATAATTTGAAGATTGATGTGAAAGGTAAGTACCAGTCCTGTTTcattactgtttattgttaGAGGAGAAGCTTTTCCACTGGATGATCCTCACATGGTTTTGTGTACATAAGAAGTTCtaatagttttattaaaagCTAAACAGGAAGTCGATCAGGAAGCTAAGAGCTGAAAGTTAAGAATCATTCAGTACAAAAGCTTGACTCTGTGTTTTAGCTTTAAATGTGTTTCACTGCAGTTTAGTGAATTATTTGTACACTGAACATTCAGGTAATAACAGTGTCATGATCACAttggtgtaaaatgtgtgtgtttttttgtagaaCGTGACGCATTGATCTGTGTGACTACATTCCTCCAAATCTTGATCCTGATTACACTGTTTACAAGACTAAACTATTATTTTTTACCAggtatttattactttttaaatctttttcagatGCCTTTTGTTTTGaaagcatatttttaaaaactaataaattCAAGTCATtttaacagaaatgtttaaagCTACATTACAATTATATGTTTTACAGCACTAGAAAATGAGTTTTTTAACCGCTGTATTTTTACAGATTCCTTTAAAAGTGTAAACATATTTATACACAACATTGTTGGTGTCTGTTAATGTCAGTGATTGTCAACAAAATCATGTGAAATGTTAATTTTGTAGAAACAAGTTACATTTAGAAATTCATGTTAGATGAATCTGTAACTCTGACAAATAAGAGGGAATTTAAACCTATTGAGTAGTGACGTCCCCAAATTCAGAAGCAGCTGCACTGATATTCCACCTTGTGTAGAGATAAAGACATGAAACTTGTGCTTCTGTCTGCATTTTATCTCtgactatttttttattgatgtagTTTATATCAGTGCTCTCTAACATGGGTTTATCCTGCTGTTATTCTTAGAACCTGTTTATAGAGAACATTATTCTATACAGAGCAGGATGCAGACAGATCAGTGTAGAAATGTGTCCTTGGTTAATGGGGAACGTCTGAGCTCAGAATTTAATATGATGAATTTCCAGTTACAACAAACAGCTTGGATGTTACAGCTAATAAATTTCACTCAGCAGctttttattaacaaacacaAGAACAAATTCTCCAGATCTTTgtcatatttaaaattataaatcCCCCTCAGGGCATCTCCTCTCTTTTACAGACCAAATGTCATTAGCATTTGCTTCCATGTAGAACAGTTTAAACTGAAAGTATCTGTTGTtgtgaaatgtactgtatgataaaagaaaaaatagatatttttatttatcagagcTTATGGCTATAATAAATAGACAACGAGGCAACAACACAGAAACTCAGCGAGGTGAGTAAAAATGATTTTCTGTCATAGTAAACTGCTACATCTCAATACGAGTTAAAATCAAGGCCATAAAAGACATTTATACTAAATTACAAAACTATAAACTGAGTTGAAATGGAAAAGTTAATGTTTTCTCTAATTCTCTTGTCTTTGTATTGTAGGTCATTtggttgtgttcatgtttggtACAGTGGgggttgtgtttgtgaatgCTGTTGTGTTATCAGTAGAGCTGATCCTAACAGCACGTGAGTGAGCTGTGTGGTCTGTGATTTAACAATAATACAACATTCATCACTGTAAAATGTTAGTGTGAAATTACTGACAGATAAATATGATATTAAACACAACAATGTTGCTGAAATCAGTCCAGTTAATATTTACATGTggaactttcttttcttttccactcATAATTATAAACAGGAAATGGTGAGCGTACAGTGGATCTGCGACTTATTCTCCTACCGACTGAAAGTGTATTTGCTGCGTGCTACCTTGCTTTACAAATATCTACTTTCTGTAAGTATAATCTACTGGATGTGTTTAGTTCTTGTGTTCACTCTAAACATGATTAGTTTCTGTTCTAAAAGACTGTCATGGTTTTTCTTTCACACAGGGAAGGATAACAGAGAaaggtatgtgtgtatttttaagggatataaatatacagaacgatttattttacttatcaGTTTTGTTCAGAATGAAGacatgattgtttttttattctcattattaCAGGTTTAGAGATGAAATAAAGAAGCTGcgacagaaatgtgtgtgtaaacagagacagagggtcAGTATATGACTGTGTGGAATATTTAACATGGAATAAATAGAAGCTTTCATCAAAAACTGGTTAACATCATTAACTTTTGTGCAGTTTCTACATTCTACATATGAGACAAATAAGCAGAACATTTCCTAAAGATTATGTCTCATCTTTAACACAGGATTCACCTCCACAAAGTAATGAACATGAACTGGAGAATCTGGCTTCTGTTCCTCAGCCCTCGGTCTTAGCAGGTAAGAAAAATCCCACATTCTTTTATTCTAGAGTAATTGTGCATATAATTACATAGAGAtgaaacaaataagaaaacaaaaaaatctgatccacaatttatttatttaggttcaTTATATGTTCATACTGTTATATGTCATACATTATATGTTGATACTGTATCCAGTATCTCCCTGTGTTAATAAGAATAGACAGAGtgatacattttcttatttatctcACATTTGTCTCAGGAATATTCTAGTAATAAAGTGGACATCGACTGTCTCAACAAACCCAAACTATCACCCCTCCACCACCACGCTTCACACTTGGTTTAATCTGCTTTATAGCTCTATAGGTGACATGATGTTGCTTTTGGGGTTTTATTTATATGACTGAACATTAAACAGTCTGAGCTTGGACTGAATTTGCTGAGACGCTCACTAATGAAACATACAGAGCAGCTGTATTAAAGGTTCTCCTCACATGTAAACAGTCCTTCTAACTGTAGAATGGTGAATCCTGACTTCTGGCTGTTGTCCTTTTCTCCTTGGTATGATGTAGACTCACACCCGATTGCTCCAGAACCCCAAACTGACCAAAGTTCTGCttttatacacagtcacacctCACTGatgatgaaataatgttgtGGATTTCATTAGTAACCTGCCTGCTAATTACTCTGCAGGAAGCGTGTTCTTTGGGAGAAAAATTATTACTTaaggttatttatttctttatagatGTTAATGAGAaccacacaattatttaggttcTGAAACATAAAATATAGAATTGAATTTAGGTGTCATTTCCCCAGAACTCTGAATTTACTGGTTTTATCACTTCAAAGTTTTCTTTAGATGCttgtaatgttatttttatttaatacattttttttatttttttttgtttgtttgtttttttacaatccTTAGTGTGATACTTAAATGTGAATCTCTTGTCTTCGTGTTTGCTTCTCcaatataattgtttttattatttaattggcAGGAATTACGACTTGATTTATTAATTGGCTATTTTGTGACATTATAGAGTAGAGATAAGGATTTAAACTCTATCTGTCATTCTAAACATTTATCTTATTGCTTTATTCATCTGCCACATTCACCTTTATTTATGACATGATAGTCTGTTATTGGACATCTGTGTATAAATCTTCTGGGATAAAGTTTTCTCTTCGTTTATTGCATCTTAGGGAGCtcagaaattatatttttatatacagagCAAAACGATCAGTATGCATATTATCTAAGTATTTCATGTAAGAGTGATGAGTGACAggtacaaaaagtaaaaaaaacaaaaactatttcTATAATTGTGTATACCGTTCATTACATAATGTTCTGTGTGTTAAAAcactgaatttttattataaaatttttttgtaaatgtatatagttattttcttttactttttatatgaaaCGGAGTGTACAGAATAATATTTTGTGTAAGAGAAATACAGTATTTCATGTTGCTTTTGTTCtactttattattgttactaaATCTCACGTACTGGATCTATAATATATTCAGTATATCAATATATACTGCGTCAAGCTTCCtggtttgttataataataatgaaacaaataaattcatttatattgtttcatcactgtgtttattatttttgactacagatgttggtgtgttttgttgtttggcggtagaaaatgaatgaatgaataattcagaAAGGTGTTTCTACATTCAAATTCTGAACAGAAACAATATTTTAGTGTTTCGTGTCTCCTGTGTCCCACAACACTCCTCTTTAGTCAGAAACCAGCTAAAGTGGAAGacaataatgtttaatacaattCTGTATTGAAATAATCTGTAttgtataagaaataaaaaatgtctgaaaataaaacgatgagggtgaagatcttaatgaagaacaagaagtttatccCAGCATAAAATACCAAgaccttgtcttggtattgttacagttatcaaccaagtggtcactttaaatggtaatcgcagtcacgtagaccctttgtttgTGGTGATCCTTAATATCCTGCTGCtgttcccatatttataattgattcaagtttatacgtttagagtcctaaatgtattaccttatgatacttaaacctttttaggaatgagctcttttagatgtgtaccttggagtagAATTTCTTGCACGGATGAACACTTGTCACATGCGACCCCTACTGGACGGACAGAACAGGCTTCCTTCTCCTGGAGTGACTCCTTGTCATCTCTGTTATGGTAGGCTTTCAACATATTAATATGACATACCCGTTTTTGACGTTTTCTGTCTGACTTACGCAATACATAATCTGTCTCTCCCCTCTTCTCCAAGATCTCATAAGGTCCCAAAAAAACGTGCAGTTAATGTGCACCCCGGAACAGAAAGTAGAAACAGGACTTGATCGCCAACTGTAAAAGACCTCTTGACAGCAGATTTATCATACCAAGTTTTCATCTTTCCCTGAGTCTTAGACAATGACATCATGGAATTTACTGACATAGTCTaacacatttgttttcttcGAGACCTCCATACCTAACATTCTCTCTTTTAGAACTTTCAATGGTCCTCTCACGGTATGGCCAAAGACCAGGTCTGATGGGCTGAACTTAAGGGACTCCTGCACAGTTTCATGGATTGAAAATAACAGCAAGGGAACACCTTCGTCCCACTCAGACACTGTATCAATGCAGTATTTTCTAAGCATAGCTTTCAAGGTCTAATGGAATCTTTCCAATGACCCCTGACTCTCTGGGTGATAAGCACTGGATATACGGTGTGTGATATGGAGTGATTTAAAAACCTGAGCACACAATTTAGATAGAAAATTAGTCCCCTGATCCGTCTGGACAATCCTCGGCAAACCAAATGTGGTAAAGAACTTTGTTAAAGATTTAACCACTGCTCAGGATGTAATTTTGTGGAGAAGAATTACTTCTGGGTAACTGGTAGCCATACACATAATCGTCAATAGAAACTGATTACCAGATTTGACCTTGGGTAAAGGACCAACACAAACTACTATGACA is a genomic window of Tachysurus fulvidraco isolate hzauxx_2018 chromosome 8, HZAU_PFXX_2.0, whole genome shotgun sequence containing:
- the LOC113650977 gene encoding uncharacterized protein LOC113650977 translates to MCHVEMKVMEIELFVVAGDFHFRLLQLLLEFVRASVSIYVHYNLKIDVKERDALICVTTFLQILILITLFTRLNYYFLPELMAIINRQRGNNTETQRGHLVVFMFGTVGVVFVNAVVLSVELILTARNGERTVDLRLILLPTESVFAACYLALQISTFWKDNRERFRDEIKKLRQKCVCKQRQRDSPPQSNEHELENLASVPQPSVLADSHPIAPEPQTDQSSAFIHSHTSLMMK